Within Bradymonas sediminis, the genomic segment CATATCGGCGAGACGATTTGCCCGACCTGTGAGACCCTGGTGGGCCGTGACACGGTGCCCGGCGTGGTGACGGCGATTGAGGGGATGGACGATGGCACGCGCCTGATCCTCGTCGCCCAGGCCGACGGCGGGGAGAACAAGCATCGGCACGCGGTGCTCAAGCATCTGGTTCAGGAGGGGTATCGCCGCCTACTTATCGACGGCGAGATGGTCGACATCACCGAGTCCGATATCGAAAGCCTGCTCGACCGCGAGGCGTTCCCGGTAATCATCGACCGTATCGTGGTGCGAAAAGACGAAGAGATGCGCTTTGCCGAGGCGGTAGAGGCGGCGTTCGCGCTCGGAAATGGCCGACTTGAGGTCCACTTCTACGACGATATGGAGCGCGCGCCGCTCATTTTTGACCGCGCGTTTCGCTGCAACGGATGCGGAACAGACTTTATCGAGCCGCAGCCGGCGCTCTTTAGCTTTAATAGCTCGCTGGGCGCGTGTGATACCTGCTCGGGCTTTGGCAAGGTGATGGGCGTCGACTTCAAAAAGGTCATCCCGAACACGCGACTTACCCTGAAAGAGGGCGTCATCGCCTGCCTGGAGACCCCGGCGTACCGAAAGGATCGCAGCGAATTATTCGACGCCTGTCGCGACCGCGAGATTCCGCTGGACGTGCCCTTCGAGAAGTTGGACGCGGCCGCCCAGGACTTTATTATCGAGGGCGGAAAGCGCAGTAAAAATGGGAAGACCGGCAAGAAATACAAGGGCGTGCGTGGCTTCTTCGAGGCGCTAAAGAAGAAGCAATATAAGACGCATGTGCGCATCATGTTGGCGCGCTACCGGGGCTACGACCGCTGCCCGGATTGCAAAGGGGCGCGGCTCAACGCGAGCGCGCGTAACGTGCGCGTGGCGGGCAAGGCGATCGGCGACCTCTGGCAGATGCGCCTATCCGAGGCGAAGACCTATTTTGACGAGTTAGAGCTCCCCGACGACCAATTCGCCCGGGTTGAAACCCTGCTCGACGAGATCGAGCACCGCCTGGCCTATCTGAATGAAATTGGCTGCGGGTATCTTCGCCTGGACCGCCAATCGCGGACCCTGTCGGGCGGCGAGATGCAGCGAATTCACCTCACGGCGAGCCTCGGGCGCGCGCTGACCGACACGCTTTATGTGCTCGACGAGCCGACCGCGGGCATGCACGCCAGCGACACCGACAAGTTGATGCAGGTGCTCTATGACCTGCGCGACCTCGACAATACGGTCGTGGTCGTCGAGCACGACCCCGAGGTCATCGAGGGGGCGGATTATATCATTGAGATCGGCCCCGGCGGCGGTGAGCAGGGCGGCGAGTTGCTGTTCTCCGGGCCGATTAAGGAGTTTCGAGAACGCGAGACGATCACCAGCGAGGCGTTGCTTGAGCGCCAGGCGCTGGCGCGCGCGGCGGCGGCCACGGCGCTTGGGCGAAAGAAGCAGCCCAAGGACTATGTGCGAATCGTGGGCGCGCGCGAGCATAACCTGGCCGACCTTACGGTGGAGATTCCCTGCGGCCAACTTACGGCGGTCACCGGCTTGAGCGGTTCGGGCAAATCGACGCTTTGTGAGCGGGTGCTCTATCAGGGCTGGAAGGCGATGAAGGGGCAGGGCGGCACCGACGCCGGGGCGCATGACGCGCTCGAAGGGCTGGAGCGCTTTGATGACGTGGTGCTGATGGACCAGGCGGCGGTGGGTCGCTCGTCGCGCTCCAATTCGCTGAGTTATACCGGGGCGTTCGACGCGGTGCGAAAGCTCTTCGCGGCGACCCGCGCGGCCAAGCAAATCGGGCTAACTGTCGGCGACTTTAGCTTCAACACCGCCGGCGGGCGCTGCGAGACCTGCAATGGCGCGGGCACCATCACGGTCGAAATGCATTTTATGGCCGATATCGAGGTGACCTGCGAGGATTGCCAGGGCAAACGCTACGGGCGGCGCGTGCTCGATGTGGAGTATCGGGGCAAGAATATCGCGGATATCTTCGACATGACGGTCGCCGAGGGCGTGGAGTTCTTCCGCGAGACGCGCTCGCTATTGCGAAAACTCGAGCCATTGGTGGACGTCGGCCTCGGTTATCTTCGCATGGGGCAGACCACGGCGACGCTGTCGGGCGGCGAGGCCCAGCGGCTGAAGTTGGCGACCTATATCGCCGACGGTCGAAAACGCGGCGACACCAAGCCGGTGCTGTTCATCTTCGACGAGCCCACGGTCGGCCTGCATATGCTGGATATCTCGACGCTTCTGAGCTCGCTGAAGAAGCTCGTGGACCTGGGCCATACGGTCATCGTCATCGAGCATAATATCGACTTTATCGCCCAATGTGATCATATCATCGACCTGGGTCCGGGCGCGGGTCCGGCGGGCGGGCAATTGGTCGCAACGGGCACGCCTCGCGAGGTCGCGAATACAAAGGAGAGCGTCACCGGTCGGTATTTGGCGGAGCTGCTCGACGCGAATTAAGGCGGGCGGATTGGCTCAAGACAATAAAAAAGGTGGCCCCGTGAGGGGCCACCTTTTTTGTGTCATCGGCGCATTGAAGACCGCGGGGAGCAAGCGATGCGCTCCGCGGCTCTCAGGGAGCAATCAATCCCACTGCTCGGTGCGATGCTGCGCGATTTCTTCGATGGACTCGAGGTCGCGCTCGGCGTCAATCGCGCCCATGCAGCCCGTACCGGCGGCGGTGATCGCCTGGCGGTAGGTCCAGTCCTGCACGTCGCCGATGGCGAAGACGCCGGGGACGCTGGTGCGGGTGGAGTCGGGCTTGGTGATGATATAGCCGTCGTCGTTCATCTCGAGTTGGCCCTTGAAGAACTCGGTGTTCGGGATATGCCCGATGGCCACGAAGAGGCCGTCGACGCGGAAATCCTCGACATCGTCGGTCTGCTTATTCAGCAGCTTCAGGCCGCTGACGCCGTTCTCTTTGTCGCCGATAACTTCGATGACTTCGCGGTGCCAGAGGAACTCGATCTTCGGGTTGGCTTTGGCGCGGTCCTGCATAATCTGCGAGGCGCGCAGTTCTTTGCGACGATGGATAACCGTGACCTTGGTGGCAAATTTGGTCAAAAAGATAGCTTCTTCGAGCGCCGAGTCACCGCCGCCAACGATGGCGAGCTCTTTTCCGCCGAAGAAGAAGCCGTCGCAGGTCGCGCATGCCGACACGCCGTGGCCCATCAATTTGGACTCACTCTCCAGGCCGAGCAGACGCGCGCGGGCGCCCGAGGCGATGAGCAGCGTGTGGGTGCGGAAGGTCGTTCCGTCTTCGAGCGTGATGGGGAACGGGCGCTGAGAGAGGTCGACCTTGGTGATCGACTTCATATGCATCTCGGTGCCGAAACGAAGCGCCTGCTCACGCATGGCGATCATCAGGTCGGGGCCCATGATGCCGTCGGCGAAGCCCGGAAAGTTCTCCACGTCGGTGGTGATCGTGAGCTGTCCGCCGGGCTGCGAGCCTTCGAAGAGAACCGGGCTAAGGTTCGCGCGGGCGGCATAAATCGCCGCGGTGAGGCCGGCAGGGCCGGAGCCCATAATCGTCACGTCGTAAACTTCTTTTTTCAAGTCGGTCATCTACAGCTCCAAATGATTAGGTCTCAAAGTGATTGAGGCCTGCAAAGAGATTGTGTGGTGATTGAAGAGTTCGGGTGATTCAAGATTTTGAATTACCTGCAGGCCACCCGCTTAGCTGGGTATATGATGCAGGGAACCTCAAAACGTTTCAGATAATTGTATTTTATTCGGAGTCGGCCGACTCTTGAGCCCCCGGCTCGACGCCATCAGCAGCGCTGACGCCCTTAAATTGCAATCCGGCCAGTAGTTTATCAGTAGCTTCGACCAACCCGTTCTCGTTGCTCGCCGGGCCCCAGGCGATAATCTGGAACCCCCAACTATCGTGGGTGGTGTAGGTATTGATATATTTAACCGGGTCTCCCTCGTGGACGCCGGAGGCGAAGACCGACAGGGCGGGCTGGCCGTTCAACTCCAGGGGGCCTTCGCGCTCGACGTTAAACTCCGTGACCCGCTCCTTGAGCACGCCGACGCTCGCTCGCTTTAGGTCAAGCGCGTCCGGTGAGGCGACGCCCTCGTATTGGGGCAATTTCTGGGGAATGATGATGAGGAAATATTGATCCTCAACCCGCAGGGCCAGGTCTGCGAAGCGGTTTATCTCCTCAACAGGGGTCTGCGCCCATTGCCCGGGGACTTCGACCGAGTAAGGGGCCGTGGGGCTTTGGAAGGTCCATGCCGGCAACGAGTCCGGGTCGACGGGGTCGCTTTTGCAATTGAGGCTTCCGAACACAAAAAACGCGCATAGCGCCAGAAGAGTCCAATGCAGTGGTCGAAATGAGGTCATAATCAGAGCGCTGGGGGGAGTAGAGACCGGCGAGCGTCGAGACGCTCGCCGGTTCTTAAGTATTAAATATCGAAATAGAGCTTGTATTCCAACGGCGTCGGGCGCAGTCGAGTCGGCTCGATTTCGTTCTCAAACTTATAGTTGATCCACGACTCGATGACATCTTCGGTGAAGACGTCGCCGCGCAGAAGATAGTCGTGGTCTTCGACCAGGCAGGCGAGGGCTTCTTCGAGGCTCGCCGGCGCGCTCGGAATCTTGTCGGCCTCAACGGGCGGCAGATTATAGATATTCTTGTCGACCGGGTCGCCCGGATCGAGCTGACGCTCAATGCCGTCAAGCCCAGCCATCAAGATCGCGGCGAACGCCAGGTATCCGTTGCTGCTCGGGTCCGGGGTACGGAACTCGATACGCTTGGAGGCAGGGCTGGACTGGACCATCGGGATACGCACGGCCGAGGAGCGGTTTCGGCTGGAGTATGCAAGCTTAATCGGCGCCTCATAACCCGGGACGAGTCGCTTAAAGCTATTGGTCGTCGGGTTGGTGAACGCGAGCAGCGAGGGCGCGTGGTCGAGGATACCGGCGATAAAATGCAGCGCGGTATCGCTCAAGCCCGCGTAGCGCTCGCCGGGGAACAGGGGCTTGCCACCCTTCCATAGGCTGAAGTGCGTGTGCATACCCGAGCCGTTGTCGCCGTGAATCGGCTTGGGCATAAAGGTGACGGTCTTCTGATGGCGGCGCGCGACGTTCTTAATGATATATTTGAACCACTGCAGATCGTCGGCGCTCTTGAGCAGGCTATTATATTTGATGCCGATTTCGGACTGCCCGGCGGTCGCCACCTCATGATGGTGGACGTCGACGACGATGCCGGCTTTCTCGAGCGTCATCGCCATCTCGCCGCGCAAATCGCTGAGGCTATCGTAGGGCGGTACGGGGAAATAACCGCGCTTATAGCCCAATTTATAGCCAAGGTTTGGCCCCTCATTGCGCCCGGTATTCCAGGCGCCTTCCTGAGAGTCGACGGCATAAAACGAGGAGTAGGGCGTCACGTCATAGCGCACGTCATCGAAGATGAAGAACTCAGCCTCGGGGCCGACAAATGCGGTATCCGCGATGCCGGTCTCTTTGAGGTGGTTTTCGGCTTTTTGCGCGATATAGCGCGGGTCGCGTGAGTAGGGCTGGTCGGTGATGGGGTCGAAGACGTTGCAGATGAAGCTGAGCGTCGGGAGCTTCGTAATCGGGTCCATCCGAGCCGTGGTCGGGTCGGGGCGCACCTGCATATCCGAGGCGGCGATGCTCTGCCAGCCGCGCATCGAGCTACCGTCGATGCCCATGCCCTGCTCGAAGAGCTCCTCGTCGAGGCGATGTGCGGGGATGGTGAGGTGTTGCCAGGTTCCGGGGAAGTCCAGGAATTTAAGGTCAATCATTTTTGCATCATTTGCTTCTGCAAATTTGATCGCTTCTTTGATCGATGTGACGCTATTGGCAGACATTTTTATCTCTTCAATTTATTGAGAAATACTAAATTCGAAACGAATAAACTTTTGCCAGTTAAGTGAGTGTTCAGCGGAGCTGAACCGGGTACTTCTGTGCGAATCTTCTGCGGGGCATCGAGTCTAAAAACCGCGCGGGCTTTAGCTCAACACCTCCGGCCCAGACTCACCGGTGCGGATGCGGAAGGCCTCGTCGATGGTGGACACGAAGATCTTTCCGTCTCCGACGTGTCCGGTGCGCGCAGCCTCCATGATCGCCTCAATCGCGGGGTGAACGAGCTCGTCGGCGACCACGATTTCGATCTTCATCTTCGGCACAAAATCGATGACATATTCAGCGCCCGGATACACCGGCGCCTTGCCGCCGCCTCGCCCAAATCCCTTCACCTCGGTGACCGTCATCCCGTGAATGCCGATCTCATCGAGGCGGTCTTTAATATCATCGAGCTTAAAGGGTTTGACGATAGCTTCAATTTTCTTCATAAGCATCCCATTCGAAGCAACAATTAGAAAATGCGCCGCGTTGGGTTTCGAAGTCGATTCGAAAACCTGCGAACGGTACGCGAGTGGGGTGTCGCAGCGTGCGAGCTATAGCGTATCTTCGGGGGCTTCGCCAACGCGATCTCGCAGCACCAAGGTGCCGCTGACGCCATCGTGCCAACCGCGACGGTGATTGCTCACCAGAATCCAAAGATACCCAAGCCCCAAACTCAGGCTATTTAGCAACGCCCCCAATCCGCGCCAGATCGCCAGTTGCGGACCAATCTTAAACCCCGATTTATCGCTGACAACAAGGCCGAAAAACCGTCCGCCTAGACTGCGCGAGTCGAGGGCCTCAGCGATGGTGGCGATGACAATGCTCAGCCCCCACCAACTGATGAGCGGGGCGAGGATAACCTGGCGCTCGTCGAGCCAGAACCCGAGTATCCATTCGCTCCAGAACCAGTCGTCGGGGACTTTGAAGAGGCGGCTATCGAAGATGCCCAGCGCGTAGGCGAGCGAGATGACTGGGAGGGCGACAAGCGCGTCGATGAGCAGCGCCGGGGCGCGGTAGCGAAGCCCGGCGCTCTTTCGAAGAGCGCGGTCTGTACCGGTCGGTCGGCGCAAGGGGCTCACGCGAGGTCTCCCAGGTAGGCCTGAATAAGGGAAAGACCCACGAGGCTTGCGGTCTCGGCGCGCAAGACCCGCGGCCCGAGGTGAAATGCGTGCGCGCCCTTGTCCAAAAGCGTGGCGATTTCGGCCTCGTCAAAGCCTCCCTCTGGTCCAATCCAAAGCGCAACGCTCGGGTGGGAGGCGAAGTCCGCCGAGGACGAGCGGGCGGCGTCTGCGCCCAAAATCTCGGGCAATGAGGCCAACCCGGGGGCGGTATGTGCCACGAAATTCGGGATACCCTGTAGCGACTCAATCGCCTGGCCCAAGTTCATCGCGGGCCCCAACTCCGGGGTAATGTTTCGGCGACATTGACGCGCGCCGCCCTCGATGATGCGCTCCCAACGCGTGAGCTTTTTGTCGATCTTCGCTTCCGGGATTTTAACGACGGTGCGACGGCTCTCCAGCGGGATGATGCGCGCGACGCCCAATTCGGTGGCTTTCTCGAGGATCAGGTCGAAGCGCTTTCCCTTGGGCATCGCCTGGACCAGCGTGATCGCGCAGGGGCTCTCACTTTGCAGGCGCATTCGGTCGTCGCGAATGCAGACCTGCAGTCGCTCGCTATCCCCGCCGAGAATCTCGGCAAGGATGACGCGTCCGCTCCCATCGAAGAGGTCGACGCACTCGCCTGCCTGCATGCGCAGCACATCGGTGAGGTAGTGCGTCACCCGGTCGGGCAGCTCGAAAGACTCACCGACGCGCCCGGTAGCGGGCATCTCGTCACTGTCGAGAGGCGCCCGCCTTTTGGCCGGAACGACGTCTTGTTTGTAGGACTCGGATGGATTGCTCACGCGCTTACTCGCTGTAATTCAAAACACACCCATTCGCCTTTTTGGGCGAGGTCTAATTCGCGCAACTCGCTGCCCACGAAGGCCTCGCGAATCGAGTCGACCTGCACGTCGGTGATGCCACTAAGCAGCAGCGTTCCGCCGGGGCGAACGCGCGCGATCAAGTCGTCACGAAGACTGATGAGGATCGGCGTCAAGATATTGGCGACCACGATATCGAAGGTCTCATCAAAGGTTGAAAGCTCGCGCGTCGACAGGTCTATGGCGCCTCCGAGCTGGTTGACCTCGAGGTTCTCTTTGGCGACCTCGACGGCGTGCGCGTCATTGTCGACGCCGAATACCGGGGCGGCGCCCAGGCGCGCGGCGATCATCGACAAAATGGCGGAGCCGCAGCCAACGTCGAGCAGGCTCTGCGGCGAGTCCGCCTCGCCCAGCAGGCGGTCGATCTTCTCGCCGCATAATTGCGTGGTCTCGTGGGTGCCGGTGCCAAAGGCCATGCCCGGCTCGATCACGATCTTGGTGCCACCCTCGGGCGCTTCGAACTCCTCCCAGGGCGGCCCAACGATGGCGCGCTTGGACATAACCGTCGGCTTGAAGAAATCCTTCCACGCCGTCTGCCAGCTCGTGTCGGTGAAGGAGCCGAATTGGACCGAAATCGGCGGGAGTCCCGACTCGGTGAGCGACGCCACAATGGCGTCACGCGACTGCTCGGCCTGCTCGGGCGAATCCTGCTCAATATAAGCGATCAGTCGATTGGTCCCGTCGGGGACGGGCGGAATCGACTGGTCCTCGGCGTAGGTCTCGGCGTCATACATCTCCACGCCGCCAACCTCGTGCTCCCATAAAATCGCAGCGGCGTGGTCGCCGCCTGCGGCGTCTACCAGGAGCGTAAGTCGGTACCAATTCTCGAGTTCATCAGCCATAAGAGATGCTCACTTATTTAAGGCCCGGGCCGGCGGCGCAGGCTTGATTGTGTTGGGATTTAGGGGACAATCACACGCAACCTTTTGTAATGTGGACGCGCTGGCATGTCCAATGGCAATGACGCGCTGTTTTCCAACGAAATTGCGCGAAAACTCAAGCATGGAGCCTGGCAGATGAGCGACGAGATTCTTGTCGATAAAAAAGATGCGATTGCGACGCTTACGATCAACCGGCCGGCGCGGCGAAACGCGCTGTCCGGCGCGGTGGTCCGGGAGCTGACGCGGCAATTTGGGCTGTTGTCCCAGGACGCCACGGTCGGTGTTATCGTGTTGACCGGGGCGGGGGAGAAGGCGTTTTGCGCGGGCGCGGATCTGATGGATGCGCAGGCCGAGGCGGCTGGCGGCAAGGGGATTTTGGGCATGCACGAGGCGCGCGCCGATTTTGCGGACTTGTTGCTGGCGATGAATCGCTGCGCGCGTCCGATCATCGGGCGCGCCAATGGCCACGCGCTCGGCGGCGGCCTGGGGTTGCTGCTTAG encodes:
- the glnA gene encoding type I glutamate--ammonia ligase; translation: MSANSVTSIKEAIKFAEANDAKMIDLKFLDFPGTWQHLTIPAHRLDEELFEQGMGIDGSSMRGWQSIAASDMQVRPDPTTARMDPITKLPTLSFICNVFDPITDQPYSRDPRYIAQKAENHLKETGIADTAFVGPEAEFFIFDDVRYDVTPYSSFYAVDSQEGAWNTGRNEGPNLGYKLGYKRGYFPVPPYDSLSDLRGEMAMTLEKAGIVVDVHHHEVATAGQSEIGIKYNSLLKSADDLQWFKYIIKNVARRHQKTVTFMPKPIHGDNGSGMHTHFSLWKGGKPLFPGERYAGLSDTALHFIAGILDHAPSLLAFTNPTTNSFKRLVPGYEAPIKLAYSSRNRSSAVRIPMVQSSPASKRIEFRTPDPSSNGYLAFAAILMAGLDGIERQLDPGDPVDKNIYNLPPVEADKIPSAPASLEEALACLVEDHDYLLRGDVFTEDVIESWINYKFENEIEPTRLRPTPLEYKLYFDI
- the trxB gene encoding thioredoxin-disulfide reductase, with the protein product MTDLKKEVYDVTIMGSGPAGLTAAIYAARANLSPVLFEGSQPGGQLTITTDVENFPGFADGIMGPDLMIAMREQALRFGTEMHMKSITKVDLSQRPFPITLEDGTTFRTHTLLIASGARARLLGLESESKLMGHGVSACATCDGFFFGGKELAIVGGGDSALEEAIFLTKFATKVTVIHRRKELRASQIMQDRAKANPKIEFLWHREVIEVIGDKENGVSGLKLLNKQTDDVEDFRVDGLFVAIGHIPNTEFFKGQLEMNDDGYIITKPDSTRTSVPGVFAIGDVQDWTYRQAITAAGTGCMGAIDAERDLESIEEIAQHRTEQWD
- a CDS encoding P-II family nitrogen regulator, whose amino-acid sequence is MKKIEAIVKPFKLDDIKDRLDEIGIHGMTVTEVKGFGRGGGKAPVYPGAEYVIDFVPKMKIEIVVADELVHPAIEAIMEAARTGHVGDGKIFVSTIDEAFRIRTGESGPEVLS
- the uvrA gene encoding excinuclease ABC subunit UvrA produces the protein MAVSRRGDPAPSKSFVMPRTMPETMPNTEVTPAVDSAESEAIESDLPQQYVTLRGVRTHNLKGIDCKIPHGKLTVISGVSGSGKSSLAFDTLYAEGQRRYTESLSTYARQFLQRMERPPVEAVKNIQPALALRQKNDVSNARSTVGTITEVDDHLQLVYTHIGETICPTCETLVGRDTVPGVVTAIEGMDDGTRLILVAQADGGENKHRHAVLKHLVQEGYRRLLIDGEMVDITESDIESLLDREAFPVIIDRIVVRKDEEMRFAEAVEAAFALGNGRLEVHFYDDMERAPLIFDRAFRCNGCGTDFIEPQPALFSFNSSLGACDTCSGFGKVMGVDFKKVIPNTRLTLKEGVIACLETPAYRKDRSELFDACRDREIPLDVPFEKLDAAAQDFIIEGGKRSKNGKTGKKYKGVRGFFEALKKKQYKTHVRIMLARYRGYDRCPDCKGARLNASARNVRVAGKAIGDLWQMRLSEAKTYFDELELPDDQFARVETLLDEIEHRLAYLNEIGCGYLRLDRQSRTLSGGEMQRIHLTASLGRALTDTLYVLDEPTAGMHASDTDKLMQVLYDLRDLDNTVVVVEHDPEVIEGADYIIEIGPGGGEQGGELLFSGPIKEFRERETITSEALLERQALARAAAATALGRKKQPKDYVRIVGAREHNLADLTVEIPCGQLTAVTGLSGSGKSTLCERVLYQGWKAMKGQGGTDAGAHDALEGLERFDDVVLMDQAAVGRSSRSNSLSYTGAFDAVRKLFAATRAAKQIGLTVGDFSFNTAGGRCETCNGAGTITVEMHFMADIEVTCEDCQGKRYGRRVLDVEYRGKNIADIFDMTVAEGVEFFRETRSLLRKLEPLVDVGLGYLRMGQTTATLSGGEAQRLKLATYIADGRKRGDTKPVLFIFDEPTVGLHMLDISTLLSSLKKLVDLGHTVIVIEHNIDFIAQCDHIIDLGPGAGPAGGQLVATGTPREVANTKESVTGRYLAELLDAN
- a CDS encoding 16S rRNA (uracil(1498)-N(3))-methyltransferase, yielding MSNPSESYKQDVVPAKRRAPLDSDEMPATGRVGESFELPDRVTHYLTDVLRMQAGECVDLFDGSGRVILAEILGGDSERLQVCIRDDRMRLQSESPCAITLVQAMPKGKRFDLILEKATELGVARIIPLESRRTVVKIPEAKIDKKLTRWERIIEGGARQCRRNITPELGPAMNLGQAIESLQGIPNFVAHTAPGLASLPEILGADAARSSSADFASHPSVALWIGPEGGFDEAEIATLLDKGAHAFHLGPRVLRAETASLVGLSLIQAYLGDLA
- a CDS encoding 50S ribosomal protein L11 methyltransferase, with translation MADELENWYRLTLLVDAAGGDHAAAILWEHEVGGVEMYDAETYAEDQSIPPVPDGTNRLIAYIEQDSPEQAEQSRDAIVASLTESGLPPISVQFGSFTDTSWQTAWKDFFKPTVMSKRAIVGPPWEEFEAPEGGTKIVIEPGMAFGTGTHETTQLCGEKIDRLLGEADSPQSLLDVGCGSAILSMIAARLGAAPVFGVDNDAHAVEVAKENLEVNQLGGAIDLSTRELSTFDETFDIVVANILTPILISLRDDLIARVRPGGTLLLSGITDVQVDSIREAFVGSELRELDLAQKGEWVCFELQRVSA
- a CDS encoding enoyl-CoA hydratase-related protein, which produces MSNGNDALFSNEIARKLKHGAWQMSDEILVDKKDAIATLTINRPARRNALSGAVVRELTRQFGLLSQDATVGVIVLTGAGEKAFCAGADLMDAQAEAAGGKGILGMHEARADFADLLLAMNRCARPIIGRANGHALGGGLGLLLSCDLTVGKVGATFGTPEVKVGLFPMMIMAVISRNLGRKRAMEMMLTGERLSAEEAVEYGILNRAVAPEKLNETVEALASRIAGFSPAVLKLGRRAFYKTQDMTFEQALATLQNELTINTLTDDATEGIMAFLGKRDPEWTGR
- a CDS encoding RDD family protein, giving the protein MSPLRRPTGTDRALRKSAGLRYRAPALLIDALVALPVISLAYALGIFDSRLFKVPDDWFWSEWILGFWLDERQVILAPLISWWGLSIVIATIAEALDSRSLGGRFFGLVVSDKSGFKIGPQLAIWRGLGALLNSLSLGLGYLWILVSNHRRGWHDGVSGTLVLRDRVGEAPEDTL